A window from Pseudomonas alloputida encodes these proteins:
- a CDS encoding TetR/AcrR family transcriptional regulator has protein sequence MPPVNAAMRCANFEERRDRAMALFAEKGFGQVSMRELAAHVGLTAGSLYHHFPSKQDLLYDLIEELYEELQATLDQARRAMARGASALSCLIAAHWQLHAERPLQFRLAERDLCCLSEAQQAHLASLRKRYEAGLLRLIAPQAKLPGQALDATAHVLATLLNQLPGLLKAMPEEQGLELMENLLVGGIERTLR, from the coding sequence ATGCCCCCGGTCAATGCCGCAATGCGCTGTGCCAACTTTGAGGAGCGACGTGACCGGGCCATGGCATTGTTTGCCGAAAAGGGCTTTGGCCAGGTCAGCATGCGCGAGCTGGCGGCCCATGTGGGGCTTACCGCCGGCTCGCTGTACCATCACTTTCCCAGCAAGCAGGACCTGCTGTACGACTTGATCGAAGAGTTGTACGAAGAGCTGCAGGCCACCCTGGACCAGGCCCGCCGGGCCATGGCCCGTGGGGCATCGGCGTTGAGCTGCCTGATTGCTGCGCACTGGCAGCTGCATGCCGAGCGGCCGCTGCAGTTCCGGCTGGCCGAACGGGATTTGTGTTGTTTGAGTGAGGCGCAACAGGCGCACCTGGCATCGTTGCGCAAGCGCTATGAGGCGGGTTTGCTGCGCCTGATCGCACCGCAAGCGAAACTGCCGGGGCAAGCGTTGGACGCCACAGCGCATGTACTGGCGACGCTTCTCAACCAGCTGCCGGGGCTGCTCAAAGCAATGCCTGAAGAGCAGGGCTTGGAGCTGATGGAAAACTTGCTGGTCGGGGGCATTGAGCGGACGCTGCGGTAG
- a CDS encoding 3-hydroxybutyryl-CoA dehydrogenase — translation MSIEKIAVIGAGTMGNGIAQVCAIAGYQVLLVDVSDAALERGVATLSKNLERQVSKGTLDADKAAAAKARIRTSTDYTQLSAAQLVIEAATENLQLKQRILQQVAANVAADCLIATNTSSLSVTQLAASIEHPERFIGVHFFNPVPMMALVEIIRGLQTSDTTYAQALMVTEKVGKTPITAGNRPGFVVNRILVPMINEAIFVRQEGLASAEDIDTGMRLGCNQPIGPLALADLIGLDTLLAIMEAFHEGFNDSKYRPAPLLKEMVAAGWLGRKSGRGFFTY, via the coding sequence ATGAGCATTGAAAAGATCGCCGTGATCGGCGCGGGCACCATGGGCAACGGCATTGCCCAGGTGTGCGCCATTGCCGGCTACCAGGTGCTGCTGGTGGATGTTTCCGACGCAGCGCTCGAGCGCGGTGTGGCCACCTTGAGCAAGAACCTCGAGCGCCAGGTCAGCAAGGGCACTCTCGACGCCGACAAGGCCGCAGCCGCCAAAGCCCGCATCCGTACCAGCACCGACTACACCCAGCTCAGCGCTGCACAGCTGGTGATCGAGGCGGCTACCGAGAACCTGCAGCTCAAGCAGCGCATCCTGCAGCAGGTGGCAGCCAACGTCGCCGCCGACTGCCTGATTGCCACCAATACTTCGTCGCTGTCGGTGACCCAACTGGCCGCCAGCATCGAGCACCCCGAGCGCTTCATTGGTGTGCACTTCTTCAACCCGGTACCGATGATGGCGCTGGTAGAAATCATTCGTGGCCTGCAGACCAGCGACACCACCTACGCCCAGGCGCTGATGGTGACCGAAAAAGTCGGCAAGACCCCGATCACCGCCGGCAACCGCCCGGGCTTCGTGGTCAACCGCATCCTGGTGCCAATGATCAACGAGGCGATCTTCGTGCGCCAGGAAGGCCTGGCCAGTGCCGAGGACATCGACACCGGCATGCGCCTGGGCTGCAACCAGCCGATCGGCCCGCTGGCCTTGGCCGACCTGATCGGCCTGGACACCCTGCTGGCAATCATGGAGGCCTTCCACGAAGGCTTCAACGACAGCAAATACCGCCCTGCTCCACTGCTCAAGGAAATGGTCGCGGCCGGCTGGCTGGGGCGCAAGAGCGGTCGCGGTTTCTTCACCTACTGA
- a CDS encoding acetyl-CoA C-acyltransferase family protein, with protein MSSAEIYVVSAVRSAIGGFGGSLKDLPLADLASAVTRAAIERSGLAAEQVGHMVMGTVIPTEPRDAYLARVAAMNAGIPKETPAFNVNRLCGSGLQAIVSAAQGLLLGDTDVAVAAGAESMSRGPYLLPQARWGARMGDLQGIDYTVGVLQDPFQHFHMGITAENVSAKYGITREMQDELALTSQRRAARAIAEGRFASQIVALELKTRKGSVQFSVDEHVRADVTAEQLAGMKPVFKKDGTVTAGNASGINDGAAGLVLATGDAVRRLGLKPLARLVGYAHAGVEPELMGLGPIPATRKVLEKTGLNLQDLDVIESNEAFAAQACAVARELGFDPEKVNPNGSGISLGHPVGATGAIIATKAIHELQRIQGRYALATMCIGGGQGIAVVFERV; from the coding sequence ATGAGCAGCGCAGAAATCTACGTCGTCAGTGCCGTCCGTTCAGCCATTGGTGGCTTTGGCGGTTCCCTCAAGGACCTGCCGCTGGCCGACCTGGCCAGCGCCGTGACCCGCGCCGCCATCGAGCGTTCGGGCCTGGCCGCCGAGCAAGTCGGCCACATGGTGATGGGCACGGTAATCCCCACCGAACCGCGTGACGCCTACCTGGCACGGGTAGCGGCAATGAACGCTGGCATCCCCAAGGAAACGCCGGCATTCAACGTCAACCGCCTGTGCGGGTCTGGCCTGCAGGCTATTGTCTCTGCGGCCCAGGGCCTGTTGCTGGGCGACACCGATGTGGCCGTCGCGGCCGGCGCCGAGTCCATGAGCCGTGGCCCTTACCTGCTGCCACAGGCGCGCTGGGGTGCACGCATGGGTGACCTGCAAGGCATCGACTATACCGTCGGCGTGCTGCAGGACCCGTTCCAGCACTTCCACATGGGCATCACTGCCGAGAACGTTTCGGCCAAGTACGGCATTACCCGCGAAATGCAGGACGAACTGGCACTGACCAGCCAGCGCCGCGCCGCTCGTGCGATTGCCGAGGGCCGCTTCGCCAGCCAGATCGTTGCGCTGGAGCTGAAAACCCGCAAGGGCAGCGTGCAGTTCAGTGTCGACGAGCATGTGCGCGCTGATGTGACCGCCGAACAACTGGCCGGCATGAAGCCGGTGTTCAAGAAAGACGGCACCGTCACTGCCGGCAACGCCAGCGGTATCAACGATGGCGCCGCCGGCCTGGTGTTGGCCACCGGTGACGCGGTGCGCCGCCTGGGCCTGAAGCCACTGGCACGCCTGGTGGGCTATGCCCATGCCGGGGTGGAACCTGAGCTGATGGGCCTTGGGCCGATCCCGGCCACCCGCAAAGTGCTGGAAAAAACCGGCCTGAACCTGCAAGACCTGGATGTGATCGAGTCCAACGAAGCCTTCGCTGCCCAGGCCTGCGCCGTTGCCCGCGAGCTGGGCTTCGACCCGGAAAAGGTCAACCCCAACGGTTCGGGCATTTCCCTGGGCCACCCGGTGGGTGCCACCGGTGCGATCATCGCCACCAAGGCCATCCATGAGCTGCAGCGCATCCAGGGCCGCTACGCCCTGGCCACGATGTGTATCGGCGGTGGCCAAGGCATCGCCGTCGTGTTCGAGCGCGTCTGA
- a CDS encoding AraC family transcriptional regulator, translating to MRESDSVAVYFLNAMLHALRDTPAERDAQLLAVGIAPQLLDQPLARVPAKAFAQLWLALIQRLDDEFFGLDSHGMPLGSFALICRGLILEPNLEKALRQCMGGFGLFLRDLRGSLTVRGGRAVISVQSNIADPLTRVYAEETYLVLMIGMLCWLAGRRIAIDRTELAVSRPAQEDDLLLWGPDLRLGSGRTEVEFDSAYLRLPVVQDRAALKTFLRSAPQGLVIRFRNQNGLVAEVYRHLRALRYGQWPTLAALAQQQGISASTFRRQLEREGRSYQQIKDEVRRAMAFERLREGALSIAEIAEQAGFQEPSAFHRAFKKWTGQSPGSYRARLVGLRSTCRSGHAREETTAVDGTGSAGVRG from the coding sequence ATGCGCGAAAGCGATTCAGTCGCCGTGTACTTCCTCAACGCCATGCTCCACGCCCTGCGCGACACGCCCGCCGAGCGTGATGCCCAGCTGCTTGCGGTGGGCATCGCCCCGCAGCTGCTCGATCAGCCTCTGGCGCGGGTGCCGGCCAAGGCGTTCGCCCAGCTGTGGCTGGCGTTGATCCAGCGCCTGGACGATGAGTTCTTTGGCCTCGACAGCCATGGCATGCCGCTGGGCAGTTTTGCCCTGATCTGCCGGGGGTTGATCCTCGAGCCGAACCTGGAAAAGGCCTTGCGCCAGTGCATGGGGGGCTTCGGCCTGTTCCTGCGTGACCTGCGTGGCAGCCTGACGGTACGTGGCGGGCGGGCGGTGATCAGCGTGCAGTCGAACATTGCCGACCCCTTGACCCGGGTCTATGCCGAGGAAACCTACCTGGTGCTGATGATCGGCATGCTGTGCTGGCTGGCCGGGCGGCGGATTGCCATCGACCGCACGGAGCTCGCGGTGTCGCGCCCGGCCCAGGAGGACGACTTGCTGCTGTGGGGGCCGGACCTGCGGCTGGGCAGCGGACGCACCGAGGTGGAGTTCGACAGCGCCTACCTGCGCCTGCCGGTGGTGCAGGATCGGGCAGCCCTGAAGACCTTTCTGCGCAGTGCACCTCAAGGGCTGGTGATCCGCTTTCGCAATCAGAACGGGCTGGTGGCTGAGGTGTATCGGCACCTGCGGGCATTGCGCTATGGACAGTGGCCGACATTGGCCGCACTGGCGCAGCAACAGGGGATCAGTGCCAGTACCTTTCGCCGGCAGTTGGAGCGGGAGGGGCGTTCGTACCAGCAGATCAAGGATGAAGTGCGCCGGGCCATGGCCTTCGAGCGGCTGCGCGAAGGCGCGTTGAGCATTGCCGAAATTGCCGAGCAGGCGGGGTTTCAGGAACCGAGTGCCTTCCACCGGGCGTTCAAGAAGTGGACCGGGCAGAGCCCAGGGAGCTACCGGGCGCGGCTGGTCGGCCTGCGTTCTACCTGTAGGAGCGGGCATGCCCGCGAAGAAACCACCGCGGTGGATGGCACCGGCTCTGCCGGTGTTCGCGGGTAA
- a CDS encoding IS110-like element ISPpu9 family transposase, which translates to MARKPSKQRFTVVHPDCAAIDVGGREHFVAVDPRHENPVQSFTSFTDDLLKMANWLESLGIKVVAMESTGVYWIPIYEILSERGFDVYLVNARATRQITGRKSDVLDCQWIWQLMTHGLLRGAFRPDDLTCCVRSLVRQRASKVKDQAQTLNRMQKAMSQMNIQLANVISDISGVTGMKILRAICAGERDPVQLAELTDRRIKAGKEAVARSLHGNWRREHLHALTQELAAYDFLEQQIADCDDAIKAALEQLPVLQNKPEPSKKPLRSPHRNGAQQTVLHQTLWKVLGVDLTAIPTIGVDTALVLAGEIGTDLSRFPSSQHFCSWLGLAPPTRISGGHRLAGGGPKIVNRAAQALKQAASNARNDKGFIGASHRARLTRMDTSCAIKATAHQLARLVYNLLTKKQAYVEQGLEEFETRSQDRQVRALLRKARKLGYQLVAA; encoded by the coding sequence ATGGCGCGCAAGCCTTCCAAGCAACGCTTTACCGTCGTCCATCCCGATTGCGCGGCGATCGATGTCGGTGGTCGAGAGCATTTCGTGGCGGTCGATCCCCGGCACGAAAATCCCGTCCAGTCGTTCACGTCCTTTACTGACGACCTGCTCAAGATGGCTAACTGGCTTGAAAGCCTGGGGATCAAGGTCGTTGCCATGGAATCCACGGGGGTTTATTGGATTCCAATTTACGAGATTCTCAGCGAGCGCGGTTTTGACGTTTATCTCGTCAATGCCAGAGCAACTCGGCAAATCACGGGCCGTAAATCAGATGTGCTGGATTGCCAGTGGATCTGGCAGCTGATGACTCATGGACTGCTCAGAGGCGCATTCCGCCCCGATGATCTGACCTGCTGCGTCCGGTCATTGGTCAGGCAGCGTGCTTCCAAAGTGAAAGACCAGGCGCAGACGCTGAACCGGATGCAAAAGGCCATGAGCCAAATGAACATCCAGCTGGCCAATGTCATCAGTGATATTTCCGGTGTAACTGGCATGAAGATTTTGCGGGCCATCTGCGCAGGTGAACGGGACCCAGTGCAACTGGCTGAACTAACCGACCGCCGCATCAAGGCAGGCAAGGAGGCTGTCGCTCGGAGTCTTCATGGCAATTGGCGGCGCGAGCATTTGCATGCGCTAACTCAGGAATTGGCTGCCTATGACTTCCTGGAGCAGCAAATTGCAGATTGTGACGACGCCATAAAAGCCGCGTTAGAGCAGTTGCCGGTGCTGCAAAACAAGCCAGAGCCATCCAAGAAGCCTTTACGGAGCCCACACCGAAACGGCGCCCAACAGACTGTATTGCATCAGACTTTGTGGAAAGTTCTTGGCGTGGACCTAACCGCAATTCCAACCATTGGGGTGGACACTGCATTAGTGCTGGCAGGGGAGATCGGTACAGATCTATCACGCTTCCCGTCCTCACAGCACTTCTGCTCTTGGTTGGGACTGGCTCCCCCTACCCGAATTTCCGGCGGTCATCGACTGGCAGGTGGTGGGCCCAAAATAGTCAATCGAGCAGCGCAAGCACTCAAGCAGGCTGCATCCAATGCCCGTAACGACAAGGGTTTCATTGGCGCATCGCACCGAGCCAGACTGACTCGAATGGATACCAGCTGCGCCATCAAGGCCACTGCGCATCAGTTGGCACGTCTGGTGTACAACCTGTTAACCAAGAAGCAGGCTTATGTTGAACAAGGTCTTGAGGAGTTCGAAACCAGAAGCCAAGACCGGCAGGTCCGGGCTTTGCTTCGCAAAGCCCGGAAACTGGGGTATCAACTGGTGGCCGCTTGA
- a CDS encoding carboxymuconolactone decarboxylase family protein, translating into MHNRIEWAKHAPQAYQAMVGLEQALANSGLEHSLLELIRLRASQINGCAYCVNLHANDARKAGETEARLQTLCVWQDTSYFTPRERAALAWVESLTRLPERGAPQEQYEALQEHFEPGEVANLTLAIATINAWNRFGVGFAMVPA; encoded by the coding sequence ATGCACAACCGTATCGAATGGGCCAAACACGCGCCGCAAGCCTATCAAGCCATGGTCGGCCTGGAGCAGGCGCTGGCCAACAGCGGCCTTGAACACTCGCTGCTGGAGCTGATACGCCTGCGCGCTTCGCAGATCAACGGCTGCGCCTACTGCGTCAACCTGCATGCCAACGATGCGCGCAAGGCCGGTGAGACCGAAGCACGCCTGCAGACCTTGTGCGTGTGGCAGGACACCAGCTACTTCACGCCGCGTGAACGTGCTGCCCTGGCCTGGGTCGAGAGCCTGACCCGCTTGCCTGAACGGGGTGCGCCGCAAGAGCAATATGAAGCCCTGCAGGAACACTTCGAGCCGGGCGAGGTGGCCAACCTGACCTTGGCAATTGCCACCATCAATGCCTGGAACCGGTTCGGCGTCGGCTTTGCCATGGTGCCGGCCTGA
- a CDS encoding CynX/NimT family MFS transporter: MSAVLNLLLVILLALNLRPILTSIGPLLEPMRASTGLGYQQAALLTALPVLCMGLVPLLQPWLRRWVSEHGGMLGGLAAIALACLWRLQLDSAWALIASALVAGLGVAVVQGMMPGLVNRWFPGRLAGAMGLYSAALMSGGGLAAVLGPHISGHFGYWQAGLGVWAVPAVLAVLAWAVLRPRQEAPKLSGAAGGHWFGTRRAWLLALYFGLINGGYTSMVAWLPAYHIEHGGSAQGGADLVGLMTVFQVLGALGLPLLLRRWADRRPGLWLALAIQLAGFLGLLLAPAAASGLWVAMIGFGLGACFSQCLTLTLEHLKTPAEAGSLAAFVQGIGFIITGIVPYITGWLRDVSGDFQASWTLLTVTVMAMLLVTACFNPRGYAAAIARPAATGKAAPIN, translated from the coding sequence ATGAGCGCTGTACTGAACCTGTTGCTGGTGATCCTGCTGGCGTTGAACCTGCGGCCGATCCTGACCAGTATCGGCCCGTTACTCGAACCCATGCGCGCCAGCACCGGCCTGGGTTACCAGCAGGCGGCCTTGCTGACGGCGCTACCGGTGCTGTGCATGGGCCTGGTGCCCCTGTTGCAACCGTGGCTGCGACGCTGGGTCAGCGAGCATGGCGGCATGCTGGGGGGCCTGGCCGCGATTGCCCTGGCCTGCCTGTGGCGCCTGCAGCTGGACAGTGCCTGGGCGCTGATCGCCAGTGCGCTGGTGGCTGGCCTGGGCGTGGCGGTGGTTCAGGGCATGATGCCGGGGCTGGTCAACCGCTGGTTCCCTGGGCGTCTGGCCGGGGCGATGGGGCTGTACTCGGCGGCGCTGATGAGCGGCGGCGGCCTGGCTGCAGTACTCGGGCCACACATCAGCGGCCATTTCGGCTACTGGCAGGCGGGCCTGGGCGTATGGGCGGTCCCGGCCGTGCTGGCGGTGCTGGCCTGGGCCGTGCTGCGGCCAAGGCAGGAGGCGCCGAAGCTGTCTGGGGCCGCAGGCGGGCACTGGTTCGGCACCCGCCGGGCATGGTTGCTGGCCCTGTACTTCGGCCTGATCAACGGCGGCTACACCAGCATGGTGGCCTGGTTGCCGGCTTACCACATCGAGCATGGCGGCAGCGCTCAGGGCGGTGCCGACCTGGTGGGCCTGATGACCGTCTTCCAGGTGCTCGGTGCGCTCGGCCTGCCGCTGCTGCTGCGACGTTGGGCAGACAGGCGCCCGGGTTTGTGGCTGGCGCTGGCGATCCAGCTGGCGGGCTTCCTGGGGCTTTTGCTGGCACCTGCGGCGGCTTCCGGGCTTTGGGTCGCCATGATCGGCTTTGGCTTGGGTGCCTGCTTCAGCCAGTGCCTGACGTTGACCCTGGAACACCTGAAAACGCCTGCCGAAGCCGGCAGCCTGGCGGCGTTCGTACAGGGTATCGGCTTCATCATCACCGGCATCGTGCCGTATATCACGGGTTGGCTGCGGGATGTCAGTGGCGACTTCCAGGCTTCGTGGACGCTGTTGACCGTGACCGTGATGGCAATGCTGCTGGTGACCGCGTGCTTCAACCCGCGCGGCTATGCGGCGGCTATCGCCCGGCCGGCCGCCACCGGCAAGGCCGCACCGATCAACTGA
- a CDS encoding PLP-dependent aminotransferase family protein has product MELHIRLEGRKGLADQLYQQLRDGIDSGHLAAGSQLPPTRLLAEQLGVSRKTVAEAYSRLTYDNLLSGVVGRGTFVTPRHPLRSNESATLPLAGAASLERWQQRATVLSQRQLQAPSRYDFVGGASSKAQFPFDQWRSCLNYALRRSQRHPERQFPAQGLPELREAIAHHIAYSRGVHCSAADLLVCNGAQQALDLIARVLVEPGCQVAMEDPGYPPARQLFLALGARLQSVPVDDEGLCVEQIADGTRLIYVTPSHQFPLGMPMSEPRRHALLARAAELGALIIEDDYDCEFRYHGPASDALQRLDRHGLVAYVGTFSKTLLPELRLGYAVLPPAVLQAACVAKHLSDWHSPTLLQWALARFLGEGHLNKHIRRCHEVYSARRERILARLGGDLAPWFSAIPASAGFHLSALATPGVDVELLANLARKVEVGLYSLAPFFSEAPVRPGLLMGFGAIELLDIDPALDRVRDTLQRLS; this is encoded by the coding sequence ATGGAACTGCACATTCGCCTGGAGGGCCGCAAAGGCCTGGCCGATCAGCTTTACCAGCAATTGCGCGATGGTATCGACAGCGGCCACCTGGCCGCCGGCTCCCAACTGCCGCCTACCCGTCTGCTGGCTGAACAACTGGGCGTATCGCGCAAGACCGTGGCCGAGGCCTATTCGCGGCTGACCTACGATAACCTGCTCAGCGGCGTGGTCGGCCGTGGCACATTCGTCACCCCACGCCATCCGCTGCGCAGCAACGAATCAGCCACCCTCCCCCTGGCCGGCGCCGCCTCCCTCGAGCGCTGGCAGCAACGCGCCACCGTGCTCAGCCAACGCCAGTTGCAGGCGCCATCGCGCTATGACTTCGTCGGGGGTGCTTCGAGCAAGGCACAGTTCCCCTTCGACCAGTGGCGCAGTTGCCTGAACTACGCACTGCGCCGCAGCCAGCGCCACCCCGAGCGCCAATTCCCGGCCCAGGGCTTGCCGGAACTGCGCGAAGCCATTGCCCACCACATCGCCTACTCGCGCGGGGTGCACTGCAGCGCAGCCGACCTGCTGGTGTGCAACGGCGCCCAGCAGGCGCTGGACCTGATCGCCCGGGTGCTGGTCGAACCGGGCTGCCAGGTGGCCATGGAAGATCCTGGCTACCCGCCGGCACGGCAATTGTTCCTGGCCCTGGGTGCACGCCTGCAATCGGTGCCGGTGGATGATGAGGGCCTGTGCGTGGAACAGATCGCCGACGGCACCCGGCTGATCTACGTCACACCCTCGCACCAGTTCCCGCTGGGCATGCCGATGAGCGAGCCACGCCGGCATGCCCTGCTTGCGCGGGCCGCCGAGCTGGGTGCACTGATCATCGAAGACGACTACGACTGTGAGTTCCGCTACCACGGGCCAGCCTCGGACGCGCTGCAGCGTCTGGACCGGCATGGGCTGGTCGCCTACGTCGGGACCTTCTCCAAGACCTTGCTGCCCGAGCTGCGCCTGGGCTATGCCGTATTACCGCCTGCCGTACTGCAGGCCGCTTGCGTGGCCAAGCACCTTAGCGACTGGCACAGCCCTACCCTGCTGCAGTGGGCGCTGGCGCGCTTCCTTGGCGAAGGCCACCTGAACAAGCACATCCGCCGCTGCCACGAGGTCTACAGCGCACGCCGCGAGCGCATCCTGGCGCGCCTGGGCGGCGATCTGGCACCGTGGTTCAGCGCCATCCCCGCCAGCGCAGGCTTCCACCTCAGTGCCTTGGCCACCCCCGGGGTGGATGTGGAGCTGTTGGCCAACCTCGCGCGTAAGGTAGAGGTAGGCCTGTATTCACTGGCACCCTTCTTCAGCGAGGCACCGGTACGGCCGGGGCTATTGATGGGCTTCGGCGCCATCGAACTGCTGGATATCGACCCGGCGCTGGACCGGGTACGCGATACCCTGCAACGCCTCAGTTGA